In Amycolatopsis sp. EV170708-02-1, the following are encoded in one genomic region:
- a CDS encoding TIGR03619 family F420-dependent LLM class oxidoreductase: protein MTNTDTGTPGHSGGDGPHVGLILALTIRGLSVGNYPDMTRVAQTAESHGFDSAWLCDHFLTLSPDDYVRDAGITDNANGDAPAAQGPSSIPLLECWTALSALSRDTTSLRLGTSVLCNSYRHPAVLAKMAATLDVISGGRVDLGLGAGWFQQEFEAYGIPFPSTGDRVSALAESLQVMRSVWTEANPRFSGDFYTIDGAICDPLPVQKPHPPLWVGGEGLRVNRIAVRHANGVNVRWWSAEKCAERRALLDSECEAIDRDPSTLELSVTTVLAPTESPAVQQQLRARFKSIPESGLITGSADACVEQIREYQAAGINHFLFTIPDVADSDYLDVVGEQILPHLDTAGAPNPPDLRTHPLKASRTMTSDVTSQSTETAGEEYLRPTEYIDSDHPTVVETARRITEGVTTDVERLGRIYHHVRDLPYDILASFRYLATGQTAASDVLENGVAFCMGKASSFVALARAAGIPARVAFQALDAPEMEFLSPEVRVLWGGPVGRPLPWHSLGEAFVDGRWVKLDATIDAPTASKLGKPYAVDYDGHTDIPTVEGPVLRENGSYADYPAEVADWYVRVAREVLDALESTAAHERVAADDVLWSGPDAELVRRQAVG, encoded by the coding sequence ATGACCAACACCGATACCGGCACGCCGGGGCATTCCGGCGGGGACGGCCCGCACGTCGGGCTGATCCTCGCCCTCACCATCCGCGGCCTCTCCGTGGGCAACTACCCGGACATGACCCGCGTCGCGCAGACGGCGGAGTCCCACGGGTTCGACTCGGCGTGGCTGTGCGACCACTTCCTGACCCTCAGCCCCGACGACTACGTCCGCGACGCCGGGATCACCGACAACGCGAACGGTGACGCGCCCGCGGCGCAGGGTCCGTCGTCGATCCCGCTCCTGGAGTGCTGGACGGCGCTGTCGGCGCTGTCGCGCGACACGACCTCTCTGCGCCTGGGCACCAGCGTGCTGTGCAACTCGTACCGTCATCCCGCCGTCCTCGCCAAGATGGCCGCGACCCTCGACGTGATCTCGGGCGGGCGCGTGGACCTGGGGCTGGGGGCAGGCTGGTTCCAGCAGGAGTTCGAGGCCTATGGGATCCCGTTCCCGTCGACCGGCGACCGCGTCTCGGCGCTCGCCGAGTCGCTGCAGGTGATGCGCAGCGTCTGGACCGAGGCCAACCCCCGTTTCAGCGGCGACTTCTACACGATCGACGGCGCGATCTGCGACCCACTGCCCGTCCAGAAGCCGCACCCGCCGCTGTGGGTCGGCGGCGAAGGGCTGCGGGTCAACCGCATCGCCGTCCGACACGCGAACGGCGTCAACGTCAGGTGGTGGTCTGCCGAGAAGTGCGCAGAGCGCCGGGCGCTGCTCGACAGTGAGTGCGAGGCGATCGACCGTGATCCCTCGACCCTCGAGCTTTCAGTGACGACGGTGCTCGCACCCACCGAGTCGCCCGCGGTCCAGCAACAGCTGCGCGCTCGGTTCAAGTCGATCCCGGAGAGCGGCCTCATCACCGGCTCCGCCGACGCCTGCGTCGAGCAGATCCGCGAGTACCAGGCCGCTGGGATCAACCACTTCCTGTTCACGATCCCGGACGTCGCCGACTCCGACTATCTCGACGTGGTGGGCGAGCAGATCCTTCCGCATCTCGATACCGCCGGAGCCCCCAACCCGCCTGACCTCCGTACACACCCGCTGAAAGCGAGCCGCACGATGACCTCCGATGTGACCTCCCAGTCGACCGAGACCGCCGGTGAGGAGTACCTCCGCCCGACCGAGTACATCGACTCCGACCACCCGACCGTCGTCGAGACCGCCCGCCGGATCACCGAGGGCGTCACGACTGACGTCGAGCGTCTGGGCCGCATCTACCACCACGTCCGTGACCTGCCCTACGACATCCTCGCCTCGTTCCGCTACCTCGCGACGGGGCAGACGGCCGCAAGCGACGTCCTCGAGAACGGCGTCGCGTTCTGCATGGGCAAGGCCAGCTCTTTCGTCGCGCTGGCCCGCGCTGCCGGCATCCCGGCGCGCGTCGCCTTCCAGGCGCTGGACGCCCCCGAGATGGAGTTCCTCTCGCCCGAGGTCCGCGTGCTGTGGGGCGGGCCGGTCGGGCGTCCGCTGCCGTGGCACTCGCTCGGTGAGGCGTTCGTCGACGGCCGGTGGGTCAAGCTCGACGCCACGATCGACGCGCCCACCGCCTCCAAGCTCGGCAAGCCGTACGCGGTCGACTACGACGGCCACACCGACATCCCCACCGTCGAGGGCCCGGTGCTGCGGGAGAACGGCAGCTATGCCGACTACCCCGCCGAGGTCGCGGACTGGTACGTGCGCGTGGCACGCGAGGTGCTCGACGCGCTCGAGTCGACCGCTGCTCACGAGCGCGTCGCCGCCGACGACGTGCTGTGGAGTGGGCCGGACGCGGAGCTCGTCCGCCGTCAGGCCGTTGGCTGA
- a CDS encoding GntR family transcriptional regulator, with translation MTSREDAEPRLDLTDADLRIQRGRTSATAQLAEQIKALIVKQQLPPGARLPTEKELIEESGLSRITVRAAVGALERQGWVVRRQGLGTFVSEPLDQELSSGVRTITEVLLDRGVTPQIEVMSFGVEPASAYVARTLGEREVLTIRRRYGDGEQPVALVTIHLPTRVLDAAEPLRSAEPATETTYTMWEQRLGTRIAEARHEIHAAGASADVAAALDVDEGAPVLVLDRVSFDHENRPLEVVVFHYRPDRYGFSVTLPRVIANGTVGMTERTERLRS, from the coding sequence ATGACATCCCGTGAAGACGCCGAACCTCGCCTCGACCTGACGGACGCTGACCTGCGGATCCAGCGCGGTCGAACCTCGGCCACCGCGCAGCTGGCCGAACAGATCAAGGCATTGATCGTCAAGCAGCAATTGCCACCGGGCGCACGACTGCCCACCGAGAAGGAGCTGATCGAGGAGTCCGGTCTGAGTCGGATCACCGTCCGTGCCGCAGTGGGCGCCCTCGAGCGTCAGGGCTGGGTCGTGCGCAGGCAAGGGCTGGGCACTTTCGTTTCCGAACCACTGGACCAGGAGCTGTCGTCCGGGGTCCGCACGATCACGGAGGTCCTGCTCGACCGCGGTGTCACGCCGCAGATCGAGGTCATGAGCTTCGGAGTCGAGCCTGCGTCGGCGTACGTCGCGCGAACGCTGGGGGAGCGTGAGGTGCTCACCATCCGCCGCCGCTACGGCGACGGCGAGCAGCCCGTGGCGTTGGTGACGATCCATCTCCCGACGCGGGTGCTGGACGCCGCCGAGCCGTTGCGCTCGGCCGAACCGGCTACCGAGACCACCTACACGATGTGGGAACAGCGGCTGGGCACGCGCATCGCGGAGGCCCGGCACGAAATCCACGCCGCAGGCGCGTCCGCGGACGTCGCGGCGGCGCTGGACGTCGACGAGGGCGCACCGGTCCTCGTCCTCGATCGCGTCAGCTTCGACCACGAGAACCGACCGCTGGAGGTCGTGGTCTTCCATTACCGGCCGGATCGCTACGGATTCTCGGTGACGCTTCCCCGCGTCATCGCGAACGGGACGGTCGGCATGACAGAGAGAACAGAAAGGTTGCGTTCATGA
- a CDS encoding putative quinol monooxygenase: MADESPVTVIARFTPTPETSGRLRELLEGMVAPTRAEAGCHFYNLFAAQGDGAEFVLLECYEDSSALEAHRVSTHYKNYRAQLPDLLAAPISVTVLAPVDALN; encoded by the coding sequence ATGGCCGACGAGAGCCCCGTGACCGTGATCGCCCGCTTCACCCCGACGCCCGAGACCTCCGGCCGGCTGCGGGAACTGCTCGAGGGGATGGTGGCTCCGACGCGAGCCGAGGCGGGCTGCCACTTCTACAACCTGTTCGCCGCCCAGGGAGACGGTGCGGAGTTCGTCCTCCTCGAGTGCTACGAGGACTCGTCTGCCCTGGAGGCGCACCGCGTGTCGACGCATTACAAGAACTACCGGGCTCAGCTTCCGGACTTGCTCGCGGCGCCGATCAGCGTCACCGTTCTTGCCCCGGTCGACGCACTCAACTGA
- a CDS encoding MFS transporter has protein sequence MSDLESGVPPLDTRDRTVTLRSIDKTSRRALVASWLGWTFDGFETYALVLAGSAAVTSLGTSGQLERLPAYVGALVAATLLGWAVGGIAAGFAADYLGRRRTLMISILWYAVFTGLTAFAPDYWWLLALRFVTGMGLGAEWGSATALIGELWPDRSRGRAAAVLQSGFGVGAVLAALTWFLLQPVGTEAWRYLFLVGALPALIVLYVRRAVHDPEMWTEIRDRRRKAKATAVGGGQVGPADRELLRSPFTSVFSQPHLRRRALRLLLITVVSVIGLYSVSAWIPQYTDQLAKNTGLPAGAWAANAGLVFNAASVPGYLLLGYLADKWGRKPTMLVYYAGSALILPVFFFAVSTPGAALVAAGVAGFFILGQFAWMPIYMPELFPTAGRATAISTVFNSARIAGSLVTLAAGLLINLLGSISTAATTIGVASYVIALGLIWFVGPETKGQPLPR, from the coding sequence GTGTCCGACCTGGAGAGCGGCGTACCACCGCTCGACACCCGCGATCGAACCGTGACCCTGCGCAGCATCGACAAGACCAGCCGCCGCGCACTCGTAGCGTCGTGGCTCGGATGGACGTTCGACGGGTTCGAGACCTACGCACTTGTCCTCGCGGGTTCGGCAGCTGTCACCAGTCTGGGGACCAGCGGCCAACTCGAACGACTTCCCGCCTACGTCGGCGCACTGGTCGCCGCGACGCTTCTGGGCTGGGCCGTAGGCGGGATCGCCGCCGGCTTCGCCGCCGACTACCTCGGCCGTCGACGCACCCTGATGATCTCGATTCTCTGGTATGCGGTGTTCACGGGCCTGACCGCGTTCGCGCCCGACTACTGGTGGCTACTGGCCTTGCGCTTCGTCACAGGCATGGGCTTGGGCGCCGAGTGGGGCAGCGCGACGGCCCTCATCGGCGAACTGTGGCCCGACCGCTCCCGCGGACGGGCAGCCGCCGTATTGCAGTCCGGGTTCGGGGTCGGCGCCGTGCTCGCGGCCCTGACCTGGTTTCTCCTTCAGCCGGTGGGAACCGAGGCCTGGCGGTATCTGTTCCTCGTCGGTGCCCTGCCCGCACTGATCGTGCTCTACGTGCGCCGAGCCGTCCACGACCCGGAGATGTGGACAGAGATCCGCGACCGCAGGCGCAAGGCCAAGGCCACTGCTGTAGGCGGTGGACAGGTCGGCCCAGCGGACCGGGAGCTCCTGCGGTCTCCGTTCACGTCGGTGTTCAGTCAGCCGCACCTGCGTCGGCGGGCTCTGCGACTTCTCCTGATCACCGTGGTGTCGGTCATCGGCCTCTACAGCGTGTCGGCCTGGATCCCGCAGTACACCGACCAGCTCGCGAAGAACACGGGACTGCCCGCCGGCGCGTGGGCCGCGAACGCGGGCCTGGTGTTCAATGCCGCGTCCGTGCCGGGGTATCTACTGTTGGGCTATCTTGCCGACAAATGGGGCCGCAAACCCACCATGCTCGTCTACTACGCGGGTTCGGCGTTGATCCTCCCGGTCTTCTTCTTCGCCGTTTCGACGCCGGGGGCGGCCCTCGTCGCCGCAGGCGTCGCCGGATTCTTCATCCTGGGGCAGTTCGCGTGGATGCCGATCTACATGCCTGAGTTGTTCCCTACCGCGGGACGGGCGACCGCGATCTCGACGGTGTTCAACTCTGCCCGGATCGCAGGCTCGCTCGTCACGCTCGCCGCTGGTCTGCTCATCAACCTGCTCGGGAGCATCTCGACGGCGGCGACGACTATCGGTGTGGCGTCCTACGTGATCGCACTCGGCCTGATCTGGTTCGTCGGACCGGAGACCAAGGGACAGCCTCTGCCCCGCTGA
- a CDS encoding hydroxymethylglutaryl-CoA lyase, whose amino-acid sequence MNYGRTPLDGLPPRVTICEVGPRDGLQNESAVLPVEVKAEFIARLVDAGHSLVETTSFVHPRWVPQLADAEALFAVIERAEGVRYPVLVPNERGLERALDLGVRDIAVFGSATESFAERNLNRSIDESLEMFAPVVGRAREAGMAVRAYLSMCFGDPWEGEVPVRKVVEVASRMMALGCTELSLGDTIGVATPGRVVLLLKALAAAGTPLERVAVHFHDTYGQALSNTLAALQCGVTTVDASAGGLGGCPYARRATGNLATEDLLWHLDGLGVETGVSLEKSVETSVWLAERLGRPSPSRTVAALRGNRPIASRSGT is encoded by the coding sequence ATGAATTACGGCCGAACGCCTCTGGACGGTCTCCCGCCGCGGGTCACGATCTGCGAGGTCGGCCCCCGGGATGGGCTGCAGAACGAGTCGGCAGTGTTGCCTGTCGAGGTGAAGGCCGAGTTCATCGCCCGCCTCGTCGATGCCGGCCATTCCCTGGTGGAAACCACGAGCTTCGTCCACCCGAGGTGGGTACCGCAACTGGCCGACGCCGAGGCCCTGTTCGCGGTGATCGAGCGGGCCGAGGGCGTCCGGTACCCGGTGCTGGTGCCCAATGAGCGTGGCTTGGAGCGCGCACTCGACCTCGGCGTGCGGGACATCGCCGTCTTCGGTAGCGCCACCGAATCGTTCGCCGAGCGCAATCTCAACCGGTCGATCGACGAGTCCCTGGAGATGTTCGCCCCGGTGGTCGGAAGAGCACGTGAGGCCGGGATGGCCGTGCGGGCCTACCTGTCGATGTGTTTCGGCGACCCGTGGGAAGGTGAGGTACCGGTCCGGAAGGTCGTCGAAGTCGCGTCCCGGATGATGGCGCTGGGATGTACCGAATTGAGCCTCGGCGACACCATCGGTGTCGCCACGCCGGGGCGTGTGGTGCTGCTGCTGAAGGCGCTCGCCGCGGCCGGAACCCCACTGGAGCGAGTCGCGGTGCATTTCCACGACACCTACGGTCAGGCCCTTTCCAACACACTGGCGGCTCTCCAGTGCGGTGTCACCACTGTCGACGCCAGTGCCGGCGGCCTCGGTGGTTGCCCGTACGCGCGTAGAGCCACGGGCAACCTCGCCACCGAGGACCTCCTCTGGCACCTCGACGGCCTCGGCGTCGAAACCGGTGTCAGCCTGGAGAAGTCGGTCGAAACGAGTGTGTGGCTGGCCGAGCGACTCGGCCGTCCCAGCCCTTCCCGTACCGTCGCGGCACTGAGGGGAAATAGACCCATTGCGTCCAGGTCTGGAACTTGA
- a CDS encoding MaoC/PaaZ C-terminal domain-containing protein, producing the protein MTQGEHVIRILPPGTPGLARSIEHRIGERWLRAFAVAVGDLREELFDLERENGIVGHPLFPVCVEWPLIAHGAPGIELSTETLNVGLHVSHRLRMAEPLRPGRRVRTEARLHRAEARRGAVHIVTEFRTFSTTGEGLVTTHLGTLYRGTRLEGVPIPGTVEEVPTPETGALDRVGSFDTDATNAVIYSECANIWNPIHTDIRVARDAGLPDTVLHGTETLARAVSTVTGSAVFPRHARVTGVDGRFTSPVFPGQTLTVNAGLAAEDAIAFDVRTVDGTPAISAGLVRFANR; encoded by the coding sequence GTGACACAAGGAGAACACGTCATTCGCATATTGCCGCCGGGCACTCCTGGTCTGGCCCGCTCGATCGAGCATCGGATCGGCGAGCGGTGGCTGCGGGCCTTCGCGGTCGCTGTCGGCGACCTCCGAGAGGAACTCTTCGACCTCGAACGGGAGAACGGCATCGTCGGCCATCCACTGTTCCCCGTCTGTGTCGAATGGCCACTCATCGCGCACGGCGCCCCGGGTATCGAGTTGAGCACGGAAACCTTGAACGTGGGCCTGCATGTTTCGCATCGTCTGCGCATGGCAGAACCTTTGCGTCCCGGGCGGCGGGTGCGTACGGAAGCCCGGCTGCATCGGGCTGAAGCGCGACGCGGTGCCGTTCACATCGTCACCGAGTTCCGAACCTTTTCCACTACCGGAGAGGGACTCGTCACCACCCACCTGGGCACGCTTTATCGCGGCACACGCCTCGAAGGTGTGCCGATCCCTGGAACGGTGGAAGAAGTCCCCACACCTGAAACCGGCGCGCTCGATCGCGTCGGGTCCTTCGACACCGACGCGACCAACGCCGTCATCTATAGCGAGTGCGCGAACATCTGGAATCCCATCCACACGGATATTCGCGTCGCTCGCGACGCCGGGCTGCCCGACACGGTCCTGCACGGTACGGAAACCCTCGCGCGAGCGGTCTCAACCGTGACCGGATCCGCTGTCTTTCCACGCCATGCCAGGGTGACCGGCGTCGACGGTCGTTTCACCAGCCCGGTGTTCCCCGGCCAGACGCTCACCGTCAACGCCGGCCTGGCGGCCGAGGACGCCATCGCCTTCGATGTCAGGACGGTGGACGGAACGCCGGCGATCTCGGCCGGTCTTGTCAGGTTCGCGAACCGATGA
- a CDS encoding phosphotransferase family protein, protein MDELVGLPRTPVDRWLVETLGESFDVGQWHAEAISGGLSNLTYRVWLGDQSVILRRPPLGGVLPSAHDMRREWRLLTALSRTGVPVPEPLALCTDDSVIGAAFYAMSDISGAILRSPAETEALGAERRRQVSEAFVETLVRLHSLVPEQVGLQDFGRPGRFNERQVRRWRRQWDSSRRRRLADMDKLFDALEGQVPPESGVSIVHGDYRLDNVIVDLGGAPRIAAVLDWEMATLGDPLADLGLALTYWHDLGDDERALVPAAAGVTAFPGFPSAAEVADRYAELSGGGLEHLNFFLGLGSLKLAVILEGVGARFRAGHMARQDELGVDEAIRVLVARGLRHVTEQGRSL, encoded by the coding sequence ATGGACGAACTCGTCGGGTTGCCGCGGACGCCGGTCGATCGCTGGCTGGTGGAGACCCTCGGGGAAAGCTTCGACGTAGGGCAATGGCATGCCGAGGCGATCTCGGGTGGGCTGTCGAATCTGACTTACCGGGTATGGCTCGGCGACCAGTCGGTCATTCTCCGCCGGCCCCCGCTCGGCGGAGTGCTGCCCAGCGCGCACGACATGCGCCGGGAATGGCGGCTGCTGACGGCGTTGTCCCGCACTGGCGTCCCGGTGCCGGAACCGCTGGCGCTGTGCACAGACGATTCGGTGATCGGCGCGGCGTTCTATGCGATGTCCGACATCAGCGGGGCGATACTGCGTTCACCCGCGGAAACCGAAGCGCTCGGTGCCGAGCGACGCCGTCAGGTCTCGGAAGCGTTCGTCGAGACGCTCGTCCGGTTGCACAGCTTGGTTCCCGAGCAGGTCGGGCTCCAGGACTTCGGGCGGCCCGGTCGATTCAACGAACGGCAGGTGCGACGCTGGCGCCGCCAATGGGACAGCAGCAGGCGACGCCGGCTTGCCGATATGGACAAACTCTTCGATGCGCTCGAGGGGCAGGTCCCGCCGGAAAGCGGCGTCTCCATCGTGCACGGCGACTATCGGCTCGACAACGTGATCGTCGACCTCGGCGGCGCCCCGCGGATCGCTGCCGTCCTCGACTGGGAGATGGCGACACTCGGTGACCCGCTAGCGGATCTCGGCCTGGCGTTGACCTACTGGCACGACCTCGGCGATGACGAGCGTGCACTCGTCCCCGCCGCGGCCGGGGTCACCGCCTTCCCGGGTTTTCCCAGCGCGGCTGAGGTCGCCGACCGATACGCGGAGCTCAGCGGCGGGGGCCTCGAACACCTGAACTTCTTCCTGGGCCTGGGTTCGCTGAAGCTGGCCGTGATCCTCGAGGGCGTGGGCGCCCGCTTCCGCGCCGGGCACATGGCGCGGCAGGACGAGCTGGGTGTGGATGAAGCGATCCGCGTGCTCGTCGCCCGCGGGTTGCGTCATGTCACAGAACAAGGAAGGTCATTGTGA
- a CDS encoding NADPH:quinone oxidoreductase family protein — translation MRAIQISSLAGPDAVERVDIPEPEAAADEITIDVKAVGVSFVDALMTRGQYQVRPELPFVPGVEVAGVVRSAPPGATVKAGDRCAAYVPSGGYAEVVVAKPATTFALPDELSFEQGAAFAMNFQTVHFALVRRGRLKAGEHVLIHGAAGGVGTAAIQVAKGLGAEVTAVVDSTAMMPVAEAAGADTVVVAQDDWADEVRATGPIDVTVDPVGGDYFADSIRLLRPEGRHLVIGFAAGGIPEIAVNRLLLKNIEVVGVYWGGFVELDDSIAATSAAELTRLAREGFVRPVVGAVYPLNDATKALQALEDRTASGKLVLKVGSIG, via the coding sequence GTGCGCGCGATCCAGATTTCTTCCCTGGCAGGCCCGGACGCCGTGGAGCGGGTGGACATACCCGAACCGGAAGCGGCGGCGGACGAGATCACCATCGATGTGAAGGCTGTCGGGGTGAGCTTCGTGGACGCCCTGATGACCCGAGGCCAATACCAGGTGCGCCCTGAGCTGCCCTTCGTCCCCGGTGTCGAAGTGGCAGGTGTGGTCCGGTCCGCTCCCCCGGGCGCGACCGTGAAGGCAGGAGATCGCTGTGCCGCCTATGTGCCCAGCGGCGGATACGCGGAGGTCGTCGTCGCCAAACCGGCGACGACGTTCGCTCTGCCCGACGAGCTCTCGTTCGAGCAGGGTGCGGCGTTCGCGATGAACTTCCAGACCGTGCACTTCGCCCTCGTCCGCCGAGGTCGGCTCAAGGCCGGCGAACACGTGCTGATACACGGAGCCGCGGGCGGCGTCGGCACGGCTGCGATCCAGGTCGCGAAAGGGCTCGGCGCGGAGGTCACCGCGGTCGTGGACTCGACGGCCATGATGCCGGTCGCGGAAGCGGCCGGCGCGGACACCGTTGTGGTGGCGCAGGACGACTGGGCGGACGAGGTGCGCGCGACCGGTCCCATCGACGTCACGGTGGATCCGGTCGGCGGCGACTACTTCGCCGATTCGATCCGGCTGCTGCGCCCCGAGGGGCGCCACCTGGTGATCGGCTTCGCGGCGGGCGGGATCCCCGAAATCGCGGTGAACCGTTTGCTGCTGAAGAACATCGAGGTCGTCGGCGTGTACTGGGGTGGCTTCGTCGAGCTCGACGACAGCATCGCCGCCACGTCCGCCGCGGAGCTGACCCGGCTCGCGCGGGAGGGATTCGTCCGTCCTGTGGTGGGCGCGGTCTATCCGCTGAACGACGCCACCAAGGCGCTGCAGGCCTTGGAGGACCGCACCGCTTCCGGGAAACTCGTACTCAAGGTCGGTAGTATCGGCTAG
- a CDS encoding TetR/AcrR family transcriptional regulator, translated as MAAKPSLSPRRSNRAGEDARQRIMAAAVRLFAENGYHATGIEMLSSETQIGRGAMYHHIGSKEALLFEICHTRMSDLLTRSGRILAVDASYEQRFRELMRSTMRNLADHALEWTVSFQEFRALTGQRRVVVQEARDRYERMVAELLEGGAEAGEFRRLDPLVTKGILGQYNYSYAWIRPHGKRTPEEIADLFTDTLLRGVLEDPMR; from the coding sequence ATGGCTGCGAAGCCGAGCTTGTCACCGCGGCGATCGAATCGTGCGGGCGAGGACGCCAGGCAACGCATCATGGCGGCCGCGGTGCGACTGTTCGCCGAGAACGGCTACCACGCCACGGGAATCGAGATGCTCTCCAGCGAGACACAGATCGGCCGTGGCGCGATGTACCACCACATCGGCAGCAAAGAGGCGCTGCTGTTCGAGATCTGTCATACGCGGATGTCCGATCTGCTGACCCGGTCCGGCCGGATCCTCGCCGTGGACGCAAGTTACGAGCAGCGGTTCCGTGAGTTGATGCGCTCGACCATGCGCAACCTCGCCGACCATGCGCTCGAATGGACGGTTTCGTTCCAGGAGTTCCGCGCGCTCACCGGGCAGCGGCGCGTGGTGGTCCAGGAGGCCCGGGACCGCTACGAGCGCATGGTCGCCGAACTACTCGAAGGCGGCGCCGAGGCCGGCGAATTCCGACGGCTGGATCCGTTGGTCACCAAGGGCATCCTCGGTCAGTACAACTATTCGTACGCCTGGATCCGGCCGCACGGGAAACGGACGCCCGAGGAGATCGCGGATCTGTTCACCGACACCCTGTTGCGAGGGGTGCTCGAGGATCCGATGCGATAA
- a CDS encoding iron-containing alcohol dehydrogenase: MPECGSFEMPRVETVVEGAGAVREIGAELDRRGLRRVFLVTGNSVGSGAAFKEVAADLGDRVVGIFDRVKAHNPVELIVELIREARSAKAEAFVAVGGGSPCDAAKLAAIGLCEGSDSVADLARNYLEFEYPSTIRQRPLTGTPMPVFAVPTTLSAAEWDGFAGSVDASRDTKDLTVYLEATPRVVFLDPEFCAHTPRDLWATTGVRALDHAVETAYAKNAHPLTTALANGALGMLAESLPRSVRDPHDHEAALTCLRAAWMSIIGVHNVSLGLSHAIGHQLGAVGIPHGVTSCIMLPHVMRFLEPVTSAEQARMAQTLARVQGDGEDLSAADRLERILDELGVPRRVSKFGVGREKMPGVARAALGDIVVRESPRTVDETVISELLESVW, encoded by the coding sequence ATGCCTGAGTGCGGAAGCTTCGAGATGCCCCGAGTCGAGACGGTTGTCGAAGGTGCCGGAGCCGTGCGTGAGATCGGCGCCGAACTCGATCGCCGCGGTCTCCGGCGGGTGTTCCTCGTGACCGGCAACTCCGTCGGGTCCGGTGCCGCGTTCAAGGAGGTGGCGGCCGATCTGGGGGACCGTGTGGTCGGGATCTTCGACAGGGTCAAGGCCCACAACCCGGTCGAACTGATCGTCGAGCTGATCCGGGAGGCGCGATCCGCGAAAGCGGAGGCCTTCGTCGCCGTGGGCGGTGGTTCGCCCTGCGACGCCGCGAAACTGGCCGCGATCGGGCTGTGCGAGGGCTCGGATTCCGTCGCCGACCTCGCTCGCAACTATCTTGAGTTCGAGTACCCGAGCACGATCCGTCAGCGACCGCTGACGGGGACGCCGATGCCGGTGTTCGCTGTACCGACGACGCTGTCGGCGGCCGAATGGGACGGCTTCGCCGGCTCGGTCGACGCCTCCCGCGACACCAAGGATCTGACCGTCTACCTCGAAGCCACACCCCGGGTCGTATTCCTCGATCCTGAGTTCTGCGCCCACACACCGCGCGACCTGTGGGCGACCACCGGTGTCCGCGCTTTGGACCACGCCGTCGAGACCGCATACGCGAAGAACGCGCACCCTCTCACCACCGCGCTGGCCAATGGGGCGCTGGGGATGCTCGCCGAGAGCCTGCCCCGGTCGGTTCGCGATCCGCATGATCACGAGGCCGCGCTCACGTGCCTGCGGGCGGCGTGGATGTCCATCATCGGAGTGCACAACGTCTCGCTCGGGTTGTCTCATGCCATCGGTCACCAACTCGGCGCCGTCGGCATCCCCCACGGGGTGACTTCGTGCATCATGCTGCCGCACGTCATGCGTTTCCTGGAGCCGGTGACCTCCGCGGAACAGGCTCGCATGGCGCAGACGCTGGCGAGGGTCCAGGGAGACGGCGAGGACTTGTCCGCCGCCGACCGGTTGGAGCGGATTCTCGACGAGCTCGGCGTGCCACGACGGGTCTCGAAGTTCGGTGTCGGCCGGGAGAAGATGCCCGGTGTGGCCCGCGCGGCACTGGGGGACATCGTGGTCCGTGAATCGCCTCGCACGGTCGACGAGACGGTCATCTCCGAACTGCTGGAATCGGTCTGGTGA